A single Rattus norvegicus strain BN/NHsdMcwi chromosome 5, GRCr8, whole genome shotgun sequence DNA region contains:
- the Zfp362 gene encoding zinc finger protein 362 isoform X2, with protein sequence MAEPRFNNPYFWPPPPTMPSQLDNLVLINKIKEQLMAEKIRPPHLPPTSASSQQPLLVPPAPAESSQAVMSLPKLQQVPGLHPQSVPQPDVALHARPATSTVTGLGLSSRTPAVSTSESTPGTGTGTSTPSTPTTTSQSRLIASSPTLISGITSPPLLDSIKTIQGHGLLGPPKSERGRKKIKAENPGGPPVLVVPYPILASGETAKEGKTYRCKVCPLTFFTKSEMQIHSKSHTEAKPHKCPHCSKSFANASYLAQHLRIHLGVKPYHCSYCDKSFRQLSHLQQHTRIHTGDRPYKCPHPGCEKAFTQLSNLQSHQRQHNKDKPYKCPNCYRAYSDSASLQIHLSAHAIKHAKAYCCSMCGRAYTSETYLMKHMSKHTVVEHLVSHHSPQRTESPGIPVRISLI encoded by the exons ATGGCCGAACCTCGATTTAACAACCCATACTTCTGGCCCCCTCctcccaccatgcccagccag CTGGACAACCTGGTCCTGATTAACAAGATCAAAGAGCAGCTGATGGCCGAGAAAATCCGGCCGCCTCACCTGCCACCCACCTCAGCCTCGTCACAGCAGCCACTGCTAGTGCCCCCCGCGCCCGCCGAGAGCAGTCAGGCGGTCATGTCGCTGCCCAAGCTGCAGCAGGTGCCCGGGCTGCACCCGCAGTCCGTGCCGCAGCCCGACGTGGCGCTGCACGCGAGGCCGGCCACCAGCACTGTCACAG GTCTGGGGCTTTCCTCTCGGACCCCCGCTGTGAGTACATCTGAGTCAACCCCAGGCACGGGCACAGGCACCAGTACCCCAtccacacccaccaccaccagccAGAGCCGCCTCATCGCCTCATCCCCCACCCTCATCTCAGGGATCACCAGCCCCCCCCTCCTGGACTCCATCAAGACAATCCAGGGCCACGGCCTGCTTGGCCCCCCCAAGTCTGAACGCGGCCGCAAAAAGATCAAGGCAGAGAACCCAGGGGGTCCCCCTGTCCTTGTTGTCCCCTACCCCATCCTGGCCTCCGGTGAGACCGCCAAGGAGGGCAAGACATACAG GTGTAAGGTATGCCCGCTCACCTTTTTCACCAAGTCTGAGATGCAGATCCACTCCAAGTCGCACACCGAGGCCAAGCCCCACAAGTGCCCACACTGCTCCAAGTCCTTTGCCAATGCCTCCTACCTGGCCCAGCATCTGCGCATCCACCTGGGTGTCAAGCCCTACCACTGCTCCTACTGTGACAAGTCCTTCCGGCAGCTCTCCCACCTCCAGCAGCACACCAG AATCCACACAGGCGACAGACCCTACAAGTGCCCACATCCTGGCTGCGAAAAGGCTTTCACTCAACTCTCCAACCTCCAG TCTCACCAGCGTCAGCACAATAAGGACAAGCCCTACAAATGTCCCAACTGCTACCGGGCCTACTCAGACTCCGCCTCCCTCCAGATCCACCTCTCCGCCCATGCCATCAAGCACGCCAAGGCCTACTGCTGCAGCATGTGCGGGCGGGCCTACACCTCG GAGACCTACCTGATGAAGCACATGTCCAAACACACAGTGGTGGAACACCTGGTGAGCCATCACTCACCCCAGAGGACCGAGTCCCCCGGCATCCCGGTGCGAATCTCTCTGATCTGA
- the Zfp362 gene encoding zinc finger protein 362 isoform X1 produces MSRSSPSGKGPSRMAEPRFNNPYFWPPPPTMPSQLDNLVLINKIKEQLMAEKIRPPHLPPTSASSQQPLLVPPAPAESSQAVMSLPKLQQVPGLHPQSVPQPDVALHARPATSTVTGLGLSSRTPAVSTSESTPGTGTGTSTPSTPTTTSQSRLIASSPTLISGITSPPLLDSIKTIQGHGLLGPPKSERGRKKIKAENPGGPPVLVVPYPILASGETAKEGKTYRCKVCPLTFFTKSEMQIHSKSHTEAKPHKCPHCSKSFANASYLAQHLRIHLGVKPYHCSYCDKSFRQLSHLQQHTRIHTGDRPYKCPHPGCEKAFTQLSNLQSHQRQHNKDKPYKCPNCYRAYSDSASLQIHLSAHAIKHAKAYCCSMCGRAYTSETYLMKHMSKHTVVEHLVSHHSPQRTESPGIPVRISLI; encoded by the exons ATGAGTAGAAGTTCACCAAGTGGGAAAGGACCCTCTAG GATGGCCGAACCTCGATTTAACAACCCATACTTCTGGCCCCCTCctcccaccatgcccagccag CTGGACAACCTGGTCCTGATTAACAAGATCAAAGAGCAGCTGATGGCCGAGAAAATCCGGCCGCCTCACCTGCCACCCACCTCAGCCTCGTCACAGCAGCCACTGCTAGTGCCCCCCGCGCCCGCCGAGAGCAGTCAGGCGGTCATGTCGCTGCCCAAGCTGCAGCAGGTGCCCGGGCTGCACCCGCAGTCCGTGCCGCAGCCCGACGTGGCGCTGCACGCGAGGCCGGCCACCAGCACTGTCACAG GTCTGGGGCTTTCCTCTCGGACCCCCGCTGTGAGTACATCTGAGTCAACCCCAGGCACGGGCACAGGCACCAGTACCCCAtccacacccaccaccaccagccAGAGCCGCCTCATCGCCTCATCCCCCACCCTCATCTCAGGGATCACCAGCCCCCCCCTCCTGGACTCCATCAAGACAATCCAGGGCCACGGCCTGCTTGGCCCCCCCAAGTCTGAACGCGGCCGCAAAAAGATCAAGGCAGAGAACCCAGGGGGTCCCCCTGTCCTTGTTGTCCCCTACCCCATCCTGGCCTCCGGTGAGACCGCCAAGGAGGGCAAGACATACAG GTGTAAGGTATGCCCGCTCACCTTTTTCACCAAGTCTGAGATGCAGATCCACTCCAAGTCGCACACCGAGGCCAAGCCCCACAAGTGCCCACACTGCTCCAAGTCCTTTGCCAATGCCTCCTACCTGGCCCAGCATCTGCGCATCCACCTGGGTGTCAAGCCCTACCACTGCTCCTACTGTGACAAGTCCTTCCGGCAGCTCTCCCACCTCCAGCAGCACACCAG AATCCACACAGGCGACAGACCCTACAAGTGCCCACATCCTGGCTGCGAAAAGGCTTTCACTCAACTCTCCAACCTCCAG TCTCACCAGCGTCAGCACAATAAGGACAAGCCCTACAAATGTCCCAACTGCTACCGGGCCTACTCAGACTCCGCCTCCCTCCAGATCCACCTCTCCGCCCATGCCATCAAGCACGCCAAGGCCTACTGCTGCAGCATGTGCGGGCGGGCCTACACCTCG GAGACCTACCTGATGAAGCACATGTCCAAACACACAGTGGTGGAACACCTGGTGAGCCATCACTCACCCCAGAGGACCGAGTCCCCCGGCATCCCGGTGCGAATCTCTCTGATCTGA